From the genome of Oncorhynchus masou masou isolate Uvic2021 unplaced genomic scaffold, UVic_Omas_1.1 unplaced_scaffold_1568, whole genome shotgun sequence, one region includes:
- the LOC135531262 gene encoding zinc finger protein 239-like, whose product MSSLSYSPPDKEEEVYWTEKEALGLNIVVKEEEGDITVKGEEEAFRMQEEVEEAISITLKEEDDVTVKEEKEHVGVKYEEGIEAVTVEEEEVEAFRIKKEEEEEDVIVKEEKEPFEEEEEAEDLINTREGPDSHSDSRKSPSGEPDPETPKPARPHHCSHCGKSFTRFWNLKQHETMHTGEKPFQCSQCGKSFTWLRALNRHEEIHTAGRKTHQCSQCGKSFTQLGSLKIHERIHTGEKPYPCSLCGKNFTMLGNLKKHEKIHSGEKPYHCSLCGKSFTQIGSLKTHERMHTGEKPYYCSQCGKYFSHLETLKIHKRIHTGEKPHHCSLCGKSLTTLGNLKEHERTHTGEKPFKCSLCGKSFTHLASLKRHKGIHTGEKPYQFSQ is encoded by the exons atgagttcactaagctactctcctcctgataaagaagaggaggtctactggacggagaaagaagctctgggactgaacattgtcgtgaaagaagaggagggggatattacagtaaaaggagaggaagaagctTTCAGAATGCAAGAGGAGGTAGAAGAGGCCATCAGTATCACATTAAAAGAAGAGGAtgatgttacagtgaaagaagagaaagaacatGTTGGAGTGAAATATGAAGAGGGGATAGAGGCTGTCACAGTAGAAGAAGAGGAGGTAGAAGCTTTCAGAAttaaaaaggaggaagaggaggaggatgttatagtgaaagaagagaaagaaccttttgaagaggaagaggaggctgaagaTCTGATTAACACCC GAGAGGGACCAGACTCTCACTCTGACAGCAGGAAGAGTCCTTCAGGGGAACCAGACCCAGAGACGCCCAAACCAGCAAGACCACACCActgctcccactgtggaaagagttttacccggTTCTGGAACCTAAAACAGCATGAGACGAtgcacacaggagaaaagccttttcaatgttcccagtgtggaaagagttttacctggTTAAGGGCCCTGAATAGGCATGAAGAAATACATACAGCAGGGAGGAAGACCCaccaatgctcccagtgtggaaagagttttactcagttaggaagcctgaaaatacatgagagaattcatacaggagagaagccttacccctGCTCCCTGTGTGGAAAGAATTTTACCATGTTAGGCAATCTTAAAAAACATGAGAAAATACActcaggagagaagccttaccactgttccctgtgtggaaagagttttacccagaTAGGGAGTCTGAAAACACATGAGAGAatgcacacaggagagaagccttattactgctcccagtgtggcaaGTATTTTTCTCATTTAGAGACCCTGAAAATACATAAGagaatacatacaggagagaagcctcacCACTGCTCCCTGTGTGGAAAGAGTTTGACCACTTTGGGCAATCTAAAAgagcatgagaggacacacacggGAGAAAAGCCTTTTAAGTGTTccctctgtggaaagagttttacccattTAGCGAGCCTGAAAAGGCATAAaggaatacacacaggagaaaagccttaccaaTTCTCCCAGTGA
- the LOC135531260 gene encoding zinc finger protein 239-like isoform X2, protein MSSLSYSPPDKEEVYWTEKEALVKEEEEEKYVTIQKQIEGETGTVKEEEKDVSVKEEEDAFRVKEEEDVTVKEEEEEREEDAVFGVKEEEDEMTVTLKEEETGDLIKTQRPDSPSDSGKSPLGEPDPETPKPAKRHHCSHCGKSFTKLRNLKEHERTHTGEKPFQCSQCGNSFSQLGSLKIHKRIHSGEKPYHCSHCGLTFTWLGSLKSHERIHTGEKPYHCSHCGKSFRWLEGLTKHERTHTGEKPYQCSHCGKSFTQLGNLKSHQRIHTQEKKTYHCSNCGKTFSRAEDLKSHERIERLCSDLCF, encoded by the exons atgagttcactaagcTACTCTCCTCCTGATAAAGAAGAGGTCtactggacggagaaagaagctctggtgaaagaggaggaggaagagaaatatgttacaatacaaaaacaaatagAGGGTGAGACTGGTactgtgaaagaagaagagaaagacgtttcagtgaaagaagaggaagacgcgttcagagtgaaagaggaggaggatgttacagtaaaagaagaggaggaagagcgagaggaggatgcagtttttggagtgaaagaggaggaggatgagatgactgtcacattgaaagaggaggagacaggagatctGATTAAGACCC AGAGACCAGACTCTCCCTCTGACAGCGGGAAGAGTCCTTTAGGggaaccagacccagagacaccCAAACCAGCCAAACGACATCACTGCTCGCACTGCGGAAAGAGTTTTACTAAGTTACGAAACCTAAAAgagcatgagaggacacacacaggagaaaagccgttccaatgctcccagtgtggaaacaGTTTTAGTCAGTTAGGGAGCCTGAAAATACACAAGAGAATACactctggagagaagccttaccactgctcccattgTGGATTGACTTTTACCTGGTTAGGGAGCCTGAAgtcacatgagagaatacacacaggagaaaagccctaccactgttcccactgtggaaagagttttaggtGGTTAGAAGGCCTGACAaagcatgagaggacacacacaggagaaaagccctaCCAAtgctcccactgtggaaagagttttactcagttGGGGAACCTGAAATCACATCAGAGGATACATACACAGGAGAAgaagacataccactgctctaattGTGGAAAGACATTTTCCCGGGCAGAGGACCTGAAATCACATGAGAGAATAGAGAGGCTGTGTTCTGACTTGTGTTTTTGA
- the LOC135531260 gene encoding zinc finger protein 239-like isoform X1, with protein sequence MSSLSYSPPDKEEVYWTEKEALVKEEEEEKYVTIQKQIEGETGTVKEEEKDVSVKEEEDAFRVKEEEDVTVKEEEEEREEDAVFGVKEEEDEMTVTLKEEETGDLIKTLERPDSPSDSGKSPLGEPDPETPKPAKRHHCSHCGKSFTKLRNLKEHERTHTGEKPFQCSQCGNSFSQLGSLKIHKRIHSGEKPYHCSHCGLTFTWLGSLKSHERIHTGEKPYHCSHCGKSFRWLEGLTKHERTHTGEKPYQCSHCGKSFTQLGNLKSHQRIHTQEKKTYHCSNCGKTFSRAEDLKSHERIERLCSDLCF encoded by the exons atgagttcactaagcTACTCTCCTCCTGATAAAGAAGAGGTCtactggacggagaaagaagctctggtgaaagaggaggaggaagagaaatatgttacaatacaaaaacaaatagAGGGTGAGACTGGTactgtgaaagaagaagagaaagacgtttcagtgaaagaagaggaagacgcgttcagagtgaaagaggaggaggatgttacagtaaaagaagaggaggaagagcgagaggaggatgcagtttttggagtgaaagaggaggaggatgagatgactgtcacattgaaagaggaggagacaggagatctGATTAAGACCC TAGAGAGACCAGACTCTCCCTCTGACAGCGGGAAGAGTCCTTTAGGggaaccagacccagagacaccCAAACCAGCCAAACGACATCACTGCTCGCACTGCGGAAAGAGTTTTACTAAGTTACGAAACCTAAAAgagcatgagaggacacacacaggagaaaagccgttccaatgctcccagtgtggaaacaGTTTTAGTCAGTTAGGGAGCCTGAAAATACACAAGAGAATACactctggagagaagccttaccactgctcccattgTGGATTGACTTTTACCTGGTTAGGGAGCCTGAAgtcacatgagagaatacacacaggagaaaagccctaccactgttcccactgtggaaagagttttaggtGGTTAGAAGGCCTGACAaagcatgagaggacacacacaggagaaaagccctaCCAAtgctcccactgtggaaagagttttactcagttGGGGAACCTGAAATCACATCAGAGGATACATACACAGGAGAAgaagacataccactgctctaattGTGGAAAGACATTTTCCCGGGCAGAGGACCTGAAATCACATGAGAGAATAGAGAGGCTGTGTTCTGACTTGTGTTTTTGA
- the LOC135531261 gene encoding zinc finger protein 239-like, with the protein MSSPSYSPPAKEEVCWTEKEGLWLNIVVKEEGEEEVSVKGEEEAFRMKEEEEEAISITLKEEEEPFGVEEEAILIKEEEEAWREEEETGDLINTRERPNSHDDSGNSPSGEPDPATPKPTRRHQCSHCGKSFPWLKALKQHKKKHSGEKPYRCSQCGMTFTWAGSLWGHKRIHSGEKPYHCSHCGKSFRKLGDLKAHERTHTGEKPYQCSQCGNSFSKLGNLKQHKRTHTGEKPYQCSQCGKSFSHSGSLKDHERRHRQEKPYHCSLCGKSFIKLGALNRHERTHTGGDKTYHCSLCEKSFNRLRHLNKHEIIHTQEEKTYHCSHCGKTFSQSEDLKSHERIERLCSDLCF; encoded by the exons ATGAGCTCTCCAAGCTACTCTCCTCCTGCTAAAGaagaggtctgctggacggagaaagagggtctgtggctgaacattgtcgtgaaagaagagggggaagaggaggtttcagtaaaaggagaggaagaagctttcagaatgaaagaggaggaagaggaggctatcAGTATCAcattgaaagaagaggaagaaccctttggagtggaagaggaggCGATCTTAATAAAAGAGGAGGAAGAAgcttggagagaagaagaggagactggagatctgattaacacca gagagagACCAAACTCTCATGATGACAGCGGGAATAGTCCTTCAGGGGAACCAGACCCGGCGACACCCAAACCAACGAGACGACATCAGtgctcccactgtggaaagagttttccTTGGTTAAAGGCCCTGAAGCAGCATAAGAAAAAACactctggagagaagccttatcgCTGTTCTCAATGTGGAATGACTTTTACCTGGGCAGGAAGCCTATGGGGGCATAAGAGAATACactctggagagaagccttaccactgctcccactgtggaaagagttttaggaAGTTAGGTGACCTGAAGgcgcatgagaggacacacacaggagaaaagccctaccaatgctcccagtgtggaaatagTTTTAGCAAGCTGGGGAACCTAAAACAGCAtaaaagaacacacacaggagaaaagccctaccaatgctcccagtgtggaaagagttttagccATTCGGGGAGCCTTAAAGACCATGAGAGGAGACACAGACAAGAAAAACCCTACCATTGCTCcctgtgtggaaagagttttatcAAGTTAGGGGCCCTGAATcggcatgagaggacacacactggAGGGGATAAAACATACCACTGCTCCCTGTGTGAAAAGAGTTTTAACAGGTTAAGACATCTGAATAAGCATGAAATAATacatacacaggaggagaagacataccactgctctcattgtggaaagacattttcccagtcagaggacctgaaatcacatgagagaatagagaggctctgttctgacTTGTGCTTTTAA